In Spirosoma aureum, a single genomic region encodes these proteins:
- a CDS encoding BON domain-containing protein produces the protein MKTDETLQKDVMSELRWEPVLNAAEIGVAVKNGVVTLTGEVNNYLMKMAAERAAKRVTGVMVVAQEITVKPIDSEQHGDEQIGQAIIRSFGWHSQVPQDLIQVKVQHGWVTLEGEVEWNYQLQAAERAVETISGVKGVSNLIRVKPQVIAQDVNAKIIDALKRNAVVEAQQIKVETNGNKVTLRGKVHSWAERKEVENAAWAAPGVMAVEDDLVVTTY, from the coding sequence ATGAAAACCGACGAAACCCTACAAAAGGATGTGATGAGTGAATTACGCTGGGAGCCCGTGTTAAACGCTGCCGAAATTGGCGTTGCCGTGAAAAATGGCGTGGTTACACTAACCGGAGAAGTGAATAACTACCTGATGAAAATGGCGGCTGAACGAGCGGCCAAACGTGTAACGGGCGTTATGGTGGTTGCACAGGAAATCACCGTGAAACCCATCGATAGCGAGCAGCATGGCGATGAGCAAATTGGGCAGGCGATCATCCGTTCTTTTGGCTGGCATAGTCAGGTGCCCCAGGATTTGATTCAGGTAAAGGTGCAGCATGGATGGGTTACACTGGAAGGAGAAGTTGAGTGGAATTATCAACTGCAGGCTGCCGAACGAGCCGTCGAAACTATTTCAGGCGTTAAGGGTGTATCGAATCTGATTCGGGTTAAACCCCAGGTAATTGCACAGGACGTGAATGCGAAAATTATCGATGCACTGAAACGAAATGCGGTCGTTGAAGCCCAACAGATCAAGGTTGAAACCAATGGCAATAAAGTCACTTTGCGAGGAAAAGTTCACTCCTGGGCGGAGCGTAAAGAAGTAGAGAATGCAGCCTGGGCAGCGCCTGGCGTTATGGCGGTCGAGGATGATCTGGTCGTTACTACCTACTAA
- a CDS encoding 2-hydroxyacid dehydrogenase, translating to MNIAFYSTLPFEQTWFASYTNHAITYIPQALTEQTADMAKGHRAVCAFVNDDLSRPVLQILKQQGVSVVGMRCVGLDNVDQEAMADLGLTLLNIPGHSPYSVAEQAVALLLGLVRHLPEASQRVQLGNFSIDGLIGNDLHGKTVGVIGAGRIGSVFARIMLGFGCNVLIYDIRHNPKLIEAGAQYRLLSDLLAQSDILSLHCPLTQLTDHIINPQTIAALKPSTVLVNTARGRLVDAKAVLDALDAGKLAGYAADVYEQERAYFHYDYSRKSIADDILNQLRNHPKVLLTAHQGFLTEEALQQMARNLLNQFTFYDSQQMIMVTKASMC from the coding sequence ATGAATATAGCCTTTTATAGTACCCTGCCTTTTGAGCAAACCTGGTTTGCGTCGTACACAAACCATGCGATTACCTATATCCCGCAGGCACTGACGGAACAAACAGCAGATATGGCTAAAGGACACAGAGCTGTTTGTGCCTTTGTCAATGATGATCTCAGCCGTCCGGTTCTGCAAATCCTAAAACAACAGGGAGTCTCAGTCGTAGGCATGCGATGCGTTGGCCTGGATAACGTTGATCAGGAAGCGATGGCTGATTTAGGCCTGACGCTCCTAAACATACCAGGACATTCGCCCTATTCAGTAGCTGAACAGGCAGTCGCCTTATTATTAGGTCTGGTCCGACACCTGCCCGAAGCAAGCCAGCGCGTACAGTTGGGTAACTTTTCGATCGACGGGCTGATCGGCAACGACCTGCATGGGAAAACAGTGGGAGTCATCGGCGCGGGCCGTATCGGAAGTGTGTTTGCGCGGATCATGCTGGGTTTTGGCTGCAACGTACTGATTTATGATATTCGGCACAATCCAAAGCTGATTGAAGCGGGAGCACAATACCGGTTATTATCTGACCTGCTGGCGCAATCCGACATTTTATCTCTCCATTGCCCGCTAACACAGCTCACCGATCATATCATCAACCCACAAACTATAGCAGCCCTCAAACCCAGCACAGTGCTTGTCAATACCGCTCGAGGGCGGTTAGTTGATGCGAAAGCCGTTCTGGATGCCTTAGATGCCGGGAAACTGGCAGGTTATGCAGCTGATGTGTATGAGCAGGAACGGGCCTATTTTCATTACGATTATTCCCGCAAATCAATTGCAGACGACATCCTAAATCAGTTGCGAAACCACCCCAAAGTGCTACTAACGGCGCACCAGGGATTCCTGACCGAAGAAGCGCTCCAGCAGATGGCGCGAAACTTACTCAACCAATTCACCTTCTACGATAGTCAGCAAATGATCATGGTCACCAAAGCGTCGATGTGTTAA
- a CDS encoding DUF6544 family protein, translated as MLRFLFASLLLIHGMIHVLGYVNQWVLNLGTQLGGKSMITLSAGMSKLLGILWLLTGLCYLVASTAYWLQRDWWLAVALVSTLLSQVLIFIYWPEAKAGTIVNVLIAFVIGITSAHNRFEKYADREVRQLLNQPIAGSQIITHEMLGRLPSPVQKWMITSGVVGKELVHTVRLQQRGLMRTSPNGTWMPTKAEQYIDVDKPGFVWKADVQLFSLLPLAGLDTYVDGKGNMQIKGLSFIPIVNASNAKMDQGELLRYLSEMCWYPSAALSPFITWQPIDNNQSQATMSYKGVTASAIFTFDNQHRLVRVAAKRYKGSDAKSQLEDWYIPARAWKSMDGITIPVKGDVIWKLPAGDFNYYQWEITDIDYNRPVLY; from the coding sequence ATGTTACGCTTCCTGTTTGCTTCTCTATTACTGATTCACGGCATGATTCACGTGCTGGGTTATGTGAACCAGTGGGTACTGAACCTTGGCACTCAACTGGGTGGAAAGTCGATGATAACATTATCTGCAGGAATGTCTAAACTATTGGGTATACTGTGGCTTCTGACAGGTTTATGTTATCTAGTAGCATCAACGGCTTACTGGCTTCAGCGTGACTGGTGGCTGGCGGTAGCACTGGTCAGTACGCTGCTTTCACAAGTCCTCATTTTCATTTACTGGCCAGAAGCAAAGGCAGGGACGATCGTGAACGTACTCATTGCGTTCGTGATCGGGATAACCAGTGCACATAATCGATTTGAGAAGTATGCCGATCGTGAAGTCCGGCAATTACTGAATCAACCTATTGCTGGTAGTCAGATCATTACCCATGAGATGTTGGGCCGCCTGCCTTCACCTGTACAAAAATGGATGATAACCAGTGGTGTTGTGGGAAAAGAGCTGGTCCATACCGTTCGACTTCAACAAAGAGGATTGATGCGAACCAGTCCCAACGGTACGTGGATGCCCACGAAAGCCGAACAATACATCGATGTCGATAAACCGGGCTTTGTGTGGAAGGCCGATGTGCAGTTGTTCTCACTGCTGCCCTTGGCTGGGCTTGATACATATGTCGATGGCAAAGGTAACATGCAGATAAAAGGTCTTTCATTCATACCCATCGTCAATGCGTCCAACGCTAAAATGGATCAGGGAGAATTACTACGCTACCTGAGTGAGATGTGCTGGTACCCATCGGCTGCACTCAGTCCGTTCATTACCTGGCAACCCATTGATAATAATCAGTCGCAGGCAACTATGAGTTATAAAGGAGTAACTGCATCTGCTATTTTCACCTTTGATAACCAGCATCGATTAGTTCGTGTTGCCGCCAAACGGTACAAGGGAAGCGATGCAAAGAGCCAGTTGGAGGACTGGTACATACCGGCCCGTGCCTGGAAATCAATGGATGGTATTACGATACCCGTTAAAGGTGATGTCATCTGGAAGTTACCTGCCGGCGATTTCAACTACTACCAATGGGAAATTACGGATATCGACTACAACAGACCGGTGCTTTATTGA
- a CDS encoding spore germination protein GerW family protein, producing MSLSEKKQAVQSLVERLTNEATVRKVFGEPIVVDHKTIIPVAKVILGFGGGYGEGHSQPKTTSSDESDGEQGEGGGLGGGLAIQPQGVIEITTTNTRYIPLSTGRHIAIGIALGFVLGKLLRRRKN from the coding sequence ATGAGCTTATCAGAAAAAAAACAAGCCGTTCAATCGCTAGTAGAACGGCTAACCAACGAAGCGACGGTTCGAAAGGTTTTCGGCGAGCCGATTGTCGTTGACCATAAAACAATTATCCCAGTCGCCAAAGTTATTCTTGGATTTGGTGGAGGCTATGGTGAAGGCCATTCTCAGCCGAAGACAACGTCGTCAGATGAGTCTGATGGTGAGCAGGGAGAGGGTGGTGGTTTAGGCGGTGGACTTGCTATTCAGCCACAGGGCGTTATAGAAATTACGACGACCAATACTCGTTATATACCACTAAGCACTGGTCGGCACATAGCAATAGGTATCGCGCTTGGTTTTGTTTTGGGCAAACTACTAAGGCGCCGAAAGAATTAA
- a CDS encoding zinc-dependent alcohol dehydrogenase family protein gives MRAVLLSQTGPFQAGSKPLTLVELPIPVPQLNEIRVHVSACGVCHTELDELEGRTTPPQLPVVLGHQVVGTVDAVGENATRFRLGDRVGVAWIFSACGHCEFCQSGRENLCAQFRATGRDVNGGYADYMVVREDFAYTIPDGLSDVQAAPLLCAGAIGYRSVRLTNLQDGQRIGLTGFGASGHLMLILLAHQFPNSPVYVFARSETERQFANELGATWAGDTDDDPGQLLDAIIDTTPAWKPIVEALGRLKPGGRLVINAIRKEDRDKEYLLRLNYPEHLWQEKEIVSVANVTRADVQDFLNLAATIPIHSTLQTYPLTQANEALWRVKLGQNRGATVLVMD, from the coding sequence ATGCGTGCCGTGCTTTTATCTCAGACCGGTCCTTTTCAGGCGGGGAGCAAACCGTTAACACTGGTGGAATTGCCAATACCCGTTCCGCAATTGAATGAAATTCGCGTCCACGTATCGGCCTGTGGTGTGTGCCACACAGAACTCGATGAACTTGAAGGGCGAACAACTCCGCCCCAGCTACCGGTGGTGCTCGGTCATCAGGTGGTGGGAACGGTTGATGCCGTTGGGGAGAATGCCACCCGGTTTCGATTGGGCGACCGGGTGGGTGTTGCCTGGATCTTTTCCGCTTGTGGTCACTGCGAATTCTGCCAGTCGGGGCGGGAAAATTTGTGTGCTCAGTTTCGAGCTACGGGCCGGGATGTTAATGGTGGGTATGCCGATTATATGGTTGTTCGAGAAGACTTTGCGTATACCATTCCAGACGGATTGAGTGATGTCCAGGCTGCTCCGCTGTTGTGTGCGGGCGCCATCGGCTACCGATCAGTACGCCTGACAAACCTTCAGGATGGACAACGGATTGGCCTGACGGGGTTTGGCGCATCCGGACATCTGATGTTGATATTGCTGGCTCATCAATTTCCAAATTCGCCCGTATACGTTTTCGCCCGGAGCGAAACCGAGCGGCAGTTCGCCAATGAGTTGGGGGCTACATGGGCGGGTGATACGGACGATGATCCAGGCCAGTTACTTGATGCTATCATTGACACAACACCGGCCTGGAAACCAATTGTGGAAGCGCTAGGTCGGCTAAAACCGGGTGGTCGGCTGGTAATTAACGCGATTCGGAAGGAAGATCGGGATAAAGAGTATCTGCTCCGTCTGAACTATCCTGAACACCTTTGGCAGGAGAAAGAGATTGTCAGTGTGGCTAATGTTACACGAGCCGACGTTCAGGACTTTTTGAATTTGGCCGCCACCATTCCAATTCATTCAACCCTACAGACGTATCCACTCACCCAGGCGAACGAAGCATTATGGCGTGTTAAGTTAGGGCAAAACAGGGGAGCTACGGTGCTGGTCATGGACTAG
- a CDS encoding NAD(P)H-dependent oxidoreductase, producing MKIYLLLAHPDKNSFNGQIADAYYTSAIEKGHTVRYQKLAEMTFDPILRKGYQVEQTLESDLIAAQQNILWCDKWVIIYPVWWGNLPALLKGFIDRTLTPGFAFNYHDKDPFWDKLLKGRTAELIATSDAPGWWIWWQYRNSDVHALKHATLNYCGFEHISVRRITRVRFLSKVQRKQKIKEICDRITQATELVHDQHRSSPVLP from the coding sequence ATGAAGATTTATTTATTATTAGCTCATCCCGATAAAAACTCATTCAATGGTCAAATCGCGGATGCCTACTACACATCTGCCATTGAAAAAGGGCACACCGTTCGCTATCAGAAATTAGCTGAGATGACATTTGATCCTATACTCAGGAAAGGCTATCAAGTAGAACAGACGCTAGAGTCAGATCTGATTGCCGCCCAGCAGAACATACTTTGGTGCGACAAATGGGTTATTATTTATCCAGTCTGGTGGGGGAATTTGCCCGCCTTACTAAAAGGATTTATCGATAGAACGTTGACACCTGGATTTGCCTTCAACTATCACGATAAGGATCCTTTCTGGGACAAGTTGCTGAAAGGCAGAACGGCTGAGTTGATTGCGACCAGCGACGCTCCAGGCTGGTGGATCTGGTGGCAATATAGAAACAGTGACGTTCATGCCCTTAAACATGCAACGCTTAATTACTGTGGGTTTGAACACATAAGCGTGAGACGTATTACACGAGTACGATTTTTAAGCAAAGTACAACGGAAGCAGAAAATCAAGGAGATCTGCGACCGTATTACGCAGGCTACGGAGCTAGTCCATGACCAGCACCGTAGCTCCCCTGTTTTGCCCTAA
- a CDS encoding universal stress protein: protein MKKILLPTDFSETSKNAIRCAIRYFANISVEFVLLNATDKSAVLNRGHQSTNLNLQTEADLRALGEKLFSGNGLVQHTFRVVVMAMAPKAAITLMLQNESFDWVIVGTTGTSKANAFGNLATALIRLNRCNVLIVPFSSQPDTPLLNVLFATDYQPLGTGAVNSLHALVGIHHAELTFLTILAKKTLQVAPEKSIRDAYQAPFTDLTINEAIESHIGLRSGIEDYIDSHNVDLLIVTCHHRSLLDVLLRRSLTHQLANKPLIPLAVLADPDQSLTGIVERSVKGEVLL, encoded by the coding sequence ATGAAGAAGATACTGCTCCCAACCGATTTCTCGGAAACCTCAAAAAACGCGATTCGATGTGCGATTCGTTACTTCGCCAATATTTCTGTCGAGTTTGTGCTGCTAAACGCCACAGACAAATCAGCGGTACTCAATCGCGGGCATCAATCAACTAATTTGAACTTGCAGACTGAAGCGGATTTACGTGCATTGGGAGAAAAACTATTCAGTGGAAATGGACTCGTTCAGCATACGTTTCGGGTGGTTGTTATGGCTATGGCACCTAAAGCGGCCATTACCCTTATGCTGCAAAACGAATCTTTCGATTGGGTGATTGTTGGAACAACGGGAACCAGCAAGGCCAATGCATTTGGCAACCTAGCAACAGCCCTTATTCGGCTTAACCGGTGCAATGTTCTGATTGTCCCATTCTCTTCACAGCCAGATACACCACTGCTGAATGTTCTGTTTGCTACCGATTATCAGCCACTTGGAACCGGTGCAGTCAATTCGCTGCACGCATTAGTAGGGATTCATCATGCCGAACTCACCTTTCTAACCATTCTGGCCAAAAAGACGCTACAAGTAGCTCCCGAAAAATCCATACGGGATGCGTATCAAGCTCCATTTACAGACCTTACTATCAACGAAGCCATTGAGTCACACATTGGCCTTCGGTCTGGCATTGAGGATTATATCGACTCACATAACGTAGATCTGCTGATTGTCACATGCCATCATCGTTCACTACTTGACGTCCTGCTTCGTCGTAGTCTAACACATCAATTAGCCAATAAGCCTCTAATTCCACTGGCAGTGCTGGCCGATCCGGACCAATCACTAACGGGTATTGTAGAACGTAGCGTTAAGGGCGAAGTCCTGCTTTGA
- a CDS encoding YgaP family membrane protein has translation MKNNMGTADRIIRLAVAIGLIGLFATGTLIGAWGIAGLVLAGVFILTSLVRICPLYLPFGIRTNRVRKRSN, from the coding sequence ATGAAAAATAACATGGGTACCGCCGATCGGATTATCCGTCTTGCAGTTGCTATTGGTTTAATTGGCCTGTTTGCCACCGGAACCCTAATCGGCGCCTGGGGAATTGCCGGGTTAGTGCTGGCCGGTGTGTTTATTTTAACCAGTCTGGTTCGGATTTGTCCGCTGTATCTGCCATTTGGTATTCGAACGAATCGGGTTCGAAAACGCTCGAATTAA
- a CDS encoding universal stress protein, protein MNTIVVPTDLGPETDIALSVAVDLARTYRSTILLLHSVVYPIPMPIYAEATTTTVGRTVEDYQEIEREAKARLEQFAANSQYKNVTIVPTLLTNGQGLIHNVTDAPADLIVMTSEGASGLEEWLVGSNAESIVRFAHCPVLILKKPISHFQPENIVYAIDVDDRLKADRHYPFQMGEHGLRQFLYVLTPTDSRVPEGIRDWVNGYATGKGITEFTCTIRKAKDVPEGIIDYADEVNADLIVLFTHGYKGLRHFLSGSVAEDVLNHTARPVLVMRV, encoded by the coding sequence ATGAATACGATTGTTGTTCCAACCGATCTGGGTCCTGAAACCGATATTGCGTTGTCGGTGGCCGTTGATCTTGCCAGGACGTATCGTTCTACGATACTCCTTCTGCATTCCGTGGTTTATCCGATACCTATGCCTATCTATGCGGAAGCTACAACGACTACTGTTGGTCGAACTGTAGAGGATTATCAGGAAATTGAACGGGAAGCAAAGGCAAGGCTGGAGCAGTTCGCTGCTAATAGCCAATACAAGAACGTTACTATTGTTCCCACGTTATTGACAAATGGACAAGGCTTGATTCACAATGTCACGGATGCCCCTGCCGATCTGATTGTCATGACCTCAGAAGGAGCATCCGGCCTGGAAGAGTGGCTGGTTGGTTCAAACGCCGAAAGTATTGTGCGGTTTGCGCACTGCCCGGTACTCATCCTAAAGAAGCCCATATCGCATTTTCAACCCGAAAATATTGTGTATGCCATAGATGTAGATGACCGTCTAAAGGCTGATCGACATTATCCTTTTCAAATGGGTGAACACGGCCTTCGCCAGTTTCTATACGTATTGACGCCAACCGATAGCCGGGTTCCCGAAGGTATACGCGACTGGGTCAATGGGTATGCTACTGGCAAAGGAATTACTGAATTTACCTGTACAATACGGAAGGCGAAAGATGTGCCGGAAGGAATTATCGACTATGCTGACGAAGTAAATGCCGATCTGATTGTTTTATTCACTCATGGTTATAAAGGACTACGGCACTTTTTGTCGGGGAGTGTGGCCGAAGATGTGCTCAACCACACAGCCAGACCGGTGTTGGTTATGCGTGTGTAA
- a CDS encoding universal stress protein has product MYKILLLTDFSDASRHAISYTQALFADTAVDFCLLYACPIEPDIEYTGTMLIGERWKIGVMSLEELRLEMTQPSEPIYHTYRTLARMGEPVEILNQLLTKENEQFDLVVMGATGTGWSELLGSVATDVIRKAKTNTLVVPISAPIRPVEQLVLATDYRCINDTVSLGMLIDIASRKAALITLLTIDNPGQPETHVSDSSRQYVLCALENVLTATYIIHDDNVLHGINTYLLTHTVDLLVTLPHHKRIFDVLAHKSITRTIAFRPTVPLLALYDEEILDTQPTESSSIEQIPFATYL; this is encoded by the coding sequence ATGTACAAAATTCTGTTACTAACTGATTTCTCGGATGCTTCCCGGCATGCCATTTCCTATACCCAAGCTCTTTTTGCCGATACGGCTGTTGATTTCTGCCTTCTTTACGCCTGCCCGATCGAGCCAGATATAGAGTATACAGGCACTATGCTCATTGGCGAACGCTGGAAAATTGGGGTCATGTCTCTGGAGGAACTTCGTCTGGAGATGACGCAGCCATCTGAACCCATTTATCATACCTATCGTACGCTAGCAAGAATGGGCGAGCCCGTTGAAATCCTAAATCAGTTACTGACCAAAGAGAATGAACAGTTTGATTTAGTGGTGATGGGAGCAACTGGTACGGGTTGGAGTGAATTACTGGGCAGCGTGGCTACCGACGTCATTCGAAAAGCCAAAACCAATACGCTGGTTGTGCCTATCTCAGCCCCAATCCGACCAGTTGAACAACTTGTATTGGCTACCGACTATCGATGTATCAATGACACTGTCTCATTAGGTATGTTGATCGACATAGCCAGTCGGAAAGCAGCTCTAATAACGTTGCTTACCATTGACAATCCAGGGCAGCCCGAAACGCACGTATCGGATTCAAGCCGTCAGTATGTGCTATGTGCTTTAGAGAACGTATTGACGGCTACCTATATCATTCATGACGACAATGTGCTGCATGGAATAAACACGTATTTGCTAACGCATACGGTTGATTTACTGGTTACGCTGCCGCATCATAAGCGTATTTTTGATGTGCTTGCTCACAAAAGTATCACTCGTACCATTGCGTTCCGTCCTACAGTTCCGCTGTTGGCTCTTTACGACGAAGAGATTCTTGACACTCAGCCAACGGAATCATCGTCTATCGAACAGATTCCTTTTGCTACCTATCTCTAA
- a CDS encoding universal stress protein: MKKIIFPTDFSREAVQALPIASQLARQLAATLHLIHVLPPTPAGFSPFLLDADTQYLQTMGEVEQLFDAVLQLPCLQNLMVQTHVVFGSDPTDLLEDARFADADLLIVASTGASGWKEVLTGSNAEHLIRRARMPILVLKNPSPYLSVKTIVFASDFEGHYDTSVDLVQTLLDGFDYPTVHLLFVNTLSHFIPSSKIKPRMETFAARYCLGGSILNQLDEFDVEAALLAFAREKKADLIVLGTHGWRGLRHLLQGSLAEDVANHAPIPVLILPLRWQPKTKVESDTDTSIIQPES, from the coding sequence ATGAAGAAAATCATATTCCCGACGGACTTTTCCAGAGAGGCAGTTCAGGCACTGCCGATTGCGTCGCAATTGGCCCGGCAATTGGCAGCAACATTGCATTTAATTCATGTATTGCCCCCAACACCAGCGGGCTTTAGCCCATTCCTTCTGGATGCAGACACACAATACCTTCAGACGATGGGCGAGGTTGAACAACTGTTTGATGCTGTTCTGCAGCTTCCCTGTCTACAAAATCTAATGGTGCAGACGCATGTGGTGTTTGGGAGCGATCCGACTGATCTGCTGGAAGATGCCCGGTTTGCCGATGCAGACTTACTGATCGTGGCCTCCACCGGGGCCAGCGGCTGGAAAGAAGTGCTGACGGGATCGAACGCCGAACACCTGATCCGACGCGCCAGAATGCCCATTCTGGTTTTAAAAAATCCATCCCCTTATTTATCGGTTAAAACGATTGTGTTTGCCTCAGACTTCGAAGGCCACTATGATACTTCTGTAGATCTAGTACAAACTCTGCTTGATGGGTTTGATTACCCAACAGTGCATCTTCTATTTGTCAATACGCTTAGCCACTTTATCCCCTCCTCAAAGATTAAACCGCGCATGGAAACCTTTGCTGCCCGGTATTGTTTAGGCGGCAGTATTCTGAACCAGTTGGATGAATTTGATGTAGAAGCAGCCCTGTTGGCTTTTGCTCGGGAGAAAAAAGCGGATTTGATTGTATTGGGTACGCACGGCTGGCGAGGCCTTCGTCATTTATTACAAGGAAGCCTGGCCGAAGATGTAGCGAACCATGCACCTATCCCAGTCTTGATCTTACCGCTTCGATGGCAACCAAAAACGAAGGTAGAATCGGATACCGATACTTCAATTATTCAGCCCGAATCCTGA